A section of the Thermoproteota archaeon genome encodes:
- a CDS encoding ERCC4 domain-containing protein: MRIVMDDREPELIEKLLRKRGVVVERRRIEVSDYLIGTNVCVERKSLNDFIKSIYDGRLFDQVEQMRTNCEIIVIVIEEPYFHIRRNAVPHYLGALSSLALRGVSVIHVTSPEDTARFLAYLSRKVEGDRPSIIPIKRRRKPKSWEEAYSILVSFPSIGPKSAEKLLNEFGTLRDVFSADFHRLRRVVGEAKARKLQEVLNTPFKRVKEAKLEDVGDQG; this comes from the coding sequence TTGAGGATAGTCATGGATGATAGAGAGCCAGAACTAATAGAGAAACTGCTTAGAAAGCGAGGAGTAGTCGTTGAGAGGAGGAGAATAGAGGTATCGGATTATCTGATTGGTACCAACGTCTGCGTGGAAAGAAAATCACTGAACGATTTCATCAAGTCCATCTACGACGGCAGGCTATTCGATCAGGTCGAGCAAATGAGAACTAACTGTGAGATCATCGTAATAGTCATAGAGGAGCCCTATTTCCATATCAGACGAAATGCCGTCCCTCATTACTTGGGGGCTCTCTCCTCCTTAGCCCTTAGAGGCGTCTCAGTCATCCACGTCACATCCCCCGAGGACACGGCTAGGTTTCTGGCCTATTTATCTAGGAAGGTTGAGGGGGACAGACCCTCTATAATACCCATCAAAAGGAGGAGGAAGCCGAAGTCTTGGGAGGAGGCCTACTCGATCCTCGTGAGCTTTCCCTCTATAGGTCCTAAATCAGCCGAGAAGTTGTTAAACGAGTTTGGAACGCTAAGAGACGTTTTTAGTGCTGATTTCCATAGGTTGAGAAGGGTGGTGGGCGAGGCCAAGGCTAGGAAGCTCCAAGAGGTCCTGAACACGCCTTTTAAGCGGGTGAAAGAGGCGAAGTTGGAGGATGTGGGGGATCAGGGATAG
- the asnS gene encoding asparagine--tRNA ligase, whose translation MWKFGERTHFIGELQDLPEGERVRIAGWVYRKSELGGVVFIRLRDSTGVVQVVVKEGEVGQDDLERCRSAGIEASLVVEGRVKRDPRSPTGVELLASSIKIVGSSHDFPIKPDSGEEFLLDNRHLHLRTTKMRNALLIRREVMRAVEEWFITNGFVRVEGPTFVGAAVEGGATLFEVPYFNRKAYLTQSSQFYLEAAIFSFENVYTVQPSFRAEKSRTRRHLTEFWHAEAEMAWADLNDMMDVVESLLKYVSQKVVERAGHVLEALGRRFESLEGNFPRITYDEALDIAQRKGASIEWGEDFGTEVERAISLEFDLPVFVTHYPKQAKAFYHKPDPDRPEVVLCADLLAPEGIGEIVGGGQRIESEEELLKRIREEGLNPSDYKWYIDLRKYGSVPHSGFGLGIERTIRWIAGLPHIRDAIPFPRTPTRLYP comes from the coding sequence ATGTGGAAATTCGGTGAAAGGACTCACTTCATAGGAGAGCTGCAGGACCTTCCTGAGGGAGAACGCGTTAGGATAGCGGGTTGGGTGTACAGGAAGAGCGAGTTGGGAGGCGTGGTGTTTATACGACTTCGAGACTCCACGGGTGTTGTCCAAGTGGTGGTGAAAGAGGGAGAAGTTGGGCAAGACGATCTAGAGCGCTGCAGGAGTGCGGGCATTGAGGCATCCTTGGTTGTAGAGGGCAGGGTGAAGAGGGATCCGAGGTCCCCTACAGGAGTCGAACTTCTCGCCTCCAGCATCAAGATAGTCGGCTCCTCCCACGACTTCCCGATAAAACCTGACTCTGGTGAGGAGTTCCTGCTGGATAACAGGCACCTCCATCTCAGGACTACTAAAATGAGGAACGCCCTTCTGATCAGAAGGGAGGTCATGAGGGCCGTTGAGGAGTGGTTCATAACCAATGGCTTCGTCAGGGTCGAGGGCCCGACCTTCGTGGGAGCTGCGGTTGAGGGAGGGGCCACACTGTTTGAGGTCCCTTACTTCAACAGGAAGGCATATCTAACCCAGAGCTCCCAATTCTACCTAGAGGCCGCCATATTCTCGTTCGAGAATGTGTATACGGTGCAACCCAGCTTCAGAGCGGAGAAGTCCAGAACTAGGAGGCATCTGACCGAGTTTTGGCACGCCGAGGCGGAGATGGCCTGGGCCGATCTCAATGACATGATGGATGTGGTTGAATCACTGCTCAAATATGTCTCCCAGAAGGTGGTGGAGAGAGCTGGCCATGTGCTAGAAGCCCTAGGTAGGAGATTCGAGTCTCTAGAAGGAAACTTCCCGAGGATTACGTACGATGAGGCATTGGACATCGCCCAAAGAAAGGGCGCATCCATAGAATGGGGGGAGGATTTCGGGACCGAGGTGGAGAGAGCCATATCGCTAGAATTCGATCTACCTGTATTTGTGACCCACTATCCGAAGCAGGCTAAGGCCTTCTACCACAAACCAGATCCTGATAGGCCTGAAGTGGTCCTATGCGCTGACCTATTGGCACCAGAGGGAATAGGTGAAATAGTGGGAGGAGGTCAGAGGATAGAATCAGAGGAAGAGCTCCTCAAGAGGATTAGAGAGGAGGGGTTGAATCCTTCAGACTACAAGTGGTACATAGACCTCAGGAAGTACGGCAGCGTACCTCACTCAGGCTTCGGCCTAGGAATAGAGAGGACAATAAGGTGGATAGCCGGCCTACCGCACATAAGGGATGCAATACCCTTCCCGAGGACTCCGACAAGGCTCTATCCCTGA
- a CDS encoding UbiD family decarboxylase: MDLRLALKRLKERDLLHVIDKETSVEYEIAAHLKKWDGRKAVLFKNPLLIDGRRSAFRVVGGVATSRETLLTSFSISDMREMRSRIRRALKNPILPVEGGPEWVRAGITLSELPILKHYIGEPGPYMTASIVVFKDEDGLFSSSYHRMMPIGDKKLVLRAVEGRKLSRTIERFSEKGEDLPAAISIGSPLEVMLASAVPAESMDKIALAGGIAGEPVSISQCEGVEAWAPSRSEIVICGKILAKERAFEGPFYEILGKDIVRQQPVFEVEEIYARPDGFYQAILPAGSEHQLLMGLPVEPLIEDRVSEVADVVDVAMTPGGAGWIEAVISIRKSSPDQPALAGLMAISAHKSLKRVIIVDDDVDVLDYVEVMRAVLQRAHIPDDFKVISGIKGSSLDHSNLREIELDGKKRLIKLPQGKMIIDATVKGPKELTERPRNPYL; this comes from the coding sequence ATGGATCTCAGGCTTGCCTTAAAAAGACTGAAGGAAAGAGATCTTCTGCACGTAATCGACAAGGAAACTTCCGTAGAGTATGAGATTGCGGCTCACCTGAAGAAATGGGATGGCAGGAAGGCGGTCCTCTTCAAAAATCCCCTGTTAATTGATGGAAGGAGGAGCGCTTTCCGGGTAGTGGGTGGTGTGGCGACGTCAAGGGAGACCCTCCTTACTTCCTTCAGTATCTCTGATATGAGGGAGATGAGAAGTAGGATAAGGAGGGCCCTCAAGAATCCCATCCTACCAGTGGAAGGGGGTCCTGAATGGGTTAGGGCAGGTATAACCCTATCAGAGCTTCCCATACTGAAGCACTACATAGGTGAACCCGGTCCTTACATGACGGCGTCTATCGTCGTATTCAAGGACGAAGATGGTCTCTTCTCATCATCTTACCACAGGATGATGCCTATCGGAGATAAAAAGCTCGTTTTAAGGGCTGTTGAGGGCAGAAAGCTCAGCAGAACCATAGAGAGATTTTCGGAGAAGGGTGAGGACTTACCGGCGGCGATCTCCATTGGAAGCCCTCTTGAGGTAATGCTGGCCTCGGCGGTGCCAGCGGAGAGCATGGACAAGATAGCATTGGCTGGGGGGATAGCTGGAGAGCCCGTAAGCATTTCCCAATGCGAAGGAGTTGAAGCGTGGGCCCCCTCCAGATCGGAGATAGTCATCTGTGGAAAGATTCTAGCCAAGGAGAGGGCCTTCGAAGGGCCCTTTTACGAGATATTGGGAAAGGACATCGTCAGGCAGCAGCCGGTCTTTGAAGTGGAGGAAATCTATGCGAGGCCTGATGGATTTTACCAAGCGATACTCCCTGCTGGGAGTGAGCATCAGCTCCTGATGGGTCTTCCTGTGGAACCGCTCATCGAGGACAGGGTCTCCGAGGTGGCGGATGTGGTGGATGTAGCCATGACCCCCGGTGGGGCTGGATGGATCGAGGCTGTGATTTCCATAAGGAAGAGCTCTCCTGATCAGCCTGCCTTAGCGGGATTGATGGCCATTTCGGCTCATAAAAGCCTGAAGAGGGTCATCATAGTCGACGATGACGTGGATGTGTTGGACTATGTGGAGGTTATGAGGGCCGTGTTGCAGAGGGCGCACATACCCGACGACTTCAAGGTGATCTCAGGGATTAAGGGGTCCTCCTTGGATCACAGTAACCTGAGGGAGATCGAATTAGATGGTAAAAAGAGACTCATCAAGCTCCCTCAAGGCAAGATGATAATAGACGCCACTGTTAAGGGTCCGAAGGAGCTTACAGAGAGGCCTCGTAACCCATACCTTTAG
- a CDS encoding 50S ribosome-binding GTPase, with protein MAGYRAITGMVKTNVHDHHMYKIRMGELESLLRALGYRIVERIIQVRPKETVDYVFGKGKVEEIRERIKRIDPDVFVIYNTLTSKQKWNLERKLGVEVIDRYDVTLMIFREAASDILSKLQIELATLEKAFPYVKLSASIKYKKMRAGFRGGGEYAYHKQIRAIQKRMKILRRKIDKLSRQKELEIMKRIEGGARIAVLTGYYNAGKTSLFNALTGFEKPVSDMPFTTLSSKYGGIEGENTYLVDTIGFVLDLDPRLIASFQLNLLDITHSHRQVLVVDVSDKLDLMRVKLAESLKILSELGKGRETFVIAANKVDRLEDYEYDAREEVIREMIGDGVPIIPVSAKSGEGLRELVRAIVRAPELEVAE; from the coding sequence GTGGCCGGATACAGGGCCATAACGGGAATGGTCAAGACTAACGTCCACGACCATCACATGTACAAGATAAGGATGGGTGAGCTGGAGTCCCTACTCAGGGCTCTCGGTTACAGGATAGTGGAGAGAATAATTCAGGTGAGGCCGAAGGAGACCGTGGACTATGTATTCGGGAAGGGCAAGGTTGAGGAGATCCGTGAAAGGATCAAGAGGATAGATCCCGACGTATTCGTGATCTATAACACCCTAACCAGCAAGCAGAAGTGGAACCTAGAGAGGAAACTGGGCGTTGAGGTCATAGACAGGTATGATGTCACCCTGATGATATTCAGAGAGGCCGCCAGTGACATACTATCGAAGCTCCAGATAGAGCTAGCCACCCTAGAGAAGGCATTCCCCTACGTAAAGCTGTCGGCTTCGATAAAGTACAAGAAGATGAGGGCAGGTTTCAGGGGAGGCGGTGAGTACGCCTACCACAAGCAGATCAGGGCCATACAGAAGAGGATGAAGATCTTGAGGAGGAAGATAGACAAGCTCAGCAGGCAGAAGGAGCTCGAAATAATGAAGAGGATCGAAGGAGGGGCGAGAATCGCGGTATTGACCGGCTACTACAACGCGGGGAAGACGAGTTTATTCAATGCTTTGACGGGGTTCGAGAAGCCTGTCAGCGATATGCCCTTCACCACCCTATCGTCCAAGTACGGGGGAATAGAGGGAGAGAATACATATTTAGTGGATACTATCGGGTTCGTTCTGGATCTGGACCCGCGACTGATAGCTTCCTTCCAGTTGAACCTTTTGGACATAACTCATTCCCACAGGCAGGTGCTGGTGGTGGACGTATCCGACAAGCTGGACCTCATGAGGGTCAAGCTAGCTGAGAGTCTGAAGATCTTATCTGAACTAGGTAAAGGAAGGGAGACTTTTGTGATAGCCGCTAACAAGGTGGACAGGCTAGAGGACTACGAGTACGATGCGAGAGAGGAAGTCATCAGGGAAATGATAGGTGATGGAGTCCCCATAATTCCAGTATCGGCTAAGAGTGGGGAAGGACTCCGAGAACTCGTTAGAGCGATAGTCCGGGCCCCGGAGTTAGAGGTAGCGGAGTGA
- the speB gene encoding agmatinase codes for MVSLSGLEGSIVPYSFLGIQESYKDSSYVIVGVPYDATSSWMPGSRAGPLAIIEASRYMDPYDMELGCIPAEAGLHTIPELSVLESTPESMVSTVRLAVGKVIDDGKVPILLGGEHTLSLGAVQGVKDRIEVYMTLDAHADFYDEYEGRRISHATVSKRISELVEEVIIYGVRTLGWEEREELDSLDNVTLIPLLARDGEAMDALLRGIEGKNVYLSVDVDVLDPSALPCLGTPEPGGMSYRDVVMVLRKVFRRAKVVAMDFVEFSPCPGMRSDAYTVARLVYKSIGYHVLYSGKQDLRCGADE; via the coding sequence GTGGTTTCCCTGAGCGGTCTAGAGGGTAGTATTGTCCCGTATAGCTTCCTAGGAATTCAGGAGAGCTACAAGGATTCTAGTTATGTTATAGTGGGCGTCCCTTATGATGCAACCTCATCTTGGATGCCCGGTTCCAGAGCGGGACCCCTAGCCATAATCGAGGCATCTCGCTATATGGACCCTTACGACATGGAGCTAGGATGCATACCGGCTGAAGCTGGTCTGCATACCATTCCAGAGCTCTCAGTGCTGGAATCTACCCCGGAATCCATGGTGAGCACGGTTAGATTAGCGGTAGGCAAGGTGATCGATGATGGGAAAGTCCCTATTTTACTGGGAGGGGAGCACACCCTGAGCTTAGGAGCCGTACAGGGGGTGAAGGATAGGATTGAGGTTTATATGACACTCGATGCTCACGCAGACTTTTACGACGAGTACGAGGGGCGAAGAATATCTCACGCGACAGTCTCTAAGAGGATCAGTGAGCTCGTGGAGGAGGTAATCATTTACGGGGTAAGGACCTTAGGATGGGAGGAGAGGGAGGAGCTAGACTCCTTAGACAATGTCACCCTAATCCCTCTACTCGCTCGTGATGGTGAAGCTATGGATGCACTCCTCAGAGGAATAGAGGGGAAAAATGTGTATCTGAGCGTGGATGTGGATGTGCTCGACCCATCTGCACTTCCGTGCTTGGGAACACCCGAGCCCGGGGGGATGAGCTATAGAGACGTAGTAATGGTCCTCAGGAAGGTCTTCAGGAGGGCGAAAGTCGTGGCGATGGACTTCGTAGAATTCTCCCCGTGCCCGGGCATGAGGTCCGATGCTTACACCGTGGCTAGGCTAGTCTACAAGTCCATAGGGTATCATGTCCTTTACTCTGGGAAGCAGGACCTCAGATGCGGCGCCGATGAGTAG
- a CDS encoding 4Fe-4S binding protein, with product MGLGIPIIIPVSKPSKGAAGKTGLWRVEKPVVDEDKCIKCWLCWLYCPEDVITEGPNGFPQIDYTFCKGCGVCADVCPTKAIQMIKEEE from the coding sequence ATGGGCCTAGGTATCCCAATCATTATCCCAGTGTCCAAGCCGTCCAAAGGAGCGGCTGGTAAAACTGGTCTCTGGAGGGTCGAGAAGCCCGTAGTTGACGAAGATAAGTGCATAAAGTGCTGGCTGTGCTGGCTTTACTGCCCTGAGGATGTGATAACCGAGGGACCCAACGGGTTCCCACAAATAGACTATACTTTCTGTAAAGGATGCGGTGTCTGCGCTGACGTGTGCCCCACGAAGGCCATACAAATGATCAAGGAGGAGGAGTGA
- a CDS encoding transketolase C-terminal domain-containing protein, translating to MAVEGTWEIITGNQAAAIAAKLARVKVVPAYPITPQTTIVEYIASFIESGHMDAEYIRVESEHSAMAAAIGASAAGVRAFTATASQGLLLMSEVLHWAAGSRLPIGMAVVNRAVGPPWNIHVDHQDAMSQRDTGWLQVYISSNQEVLDTILMMYKVAEHPDVLLPFMVCLDGFVLSHTYMPVNIPRQEDVDEFLPEYSPPHWKLDPENPITFGNLALPEEYQEMRWSMDLSMRRALDLIEDVAEEFFQKFGRYHGGVTWKYKVEDADYVVVTAGTMASEAEVAVDELREEGMRVGLLKVRAFRPFPHRDVAEVLQDRKGVIIIDRSIAFSSGGPIGIEVRSSLYNISGSPPVVNYVTGLGGRDVTYEDIVEMTKDGIGRITSDRLRRPYYWYKLKPEYEKIELSEEVRL from the coding sequence ATGGCGGTCGAGGGAACTTGGGAGATAATAACTGGTAACCAGGCCGCAGCCATAGCAGCTAAACTGGCTCGTGTTAAGGTCGTTCCAGCGTACCCCATTACCCCTCAGACCACCATAGTTGAGTACATAGCTTCATTTATAGAATCCGGCCACATGGATGCTGAGTACATAAGGGTTGAGAGCGAGCATAGTGCCATGGCCGCAGCCATAGGAGCGTCGGCGGCTGGGGTGAGGGCCTTCACGGCTACCGCCAGTCAAGGGTTACTGCTGATGTCGGAGGTCCTCCACTGGGCAGCTGGCTCCAGGCTGCCGATAGGTATGGCCGTCGTCAACAGGGCGGTGGGTCCCCCTTGGAACATTCATGTCGATCACCAAGACGCCATGTCCCAGAGGGATACCGGCTGGCTCCAAGTCTACATATCATCCAATCAGGAAGTGTTGGACACCATACTCATGATGTACAAGGTGGCTGAACATCCTGATGTTCTCCTGCCGTTCATGGTGTGTTTGGATGGGTTCGTGCTCAGTCACACCTACATGCCTGTCAATATCCCGAGGCAGGAGGATGTCGATGAGTTTCTCCCAGAGTACAGCCCACCTCACTGGAAGTTGGATCCTGAGAATCCTATAACATTCGGCAATCTGGCGCTTCCTGAAGAGTATCAGGAGATGAGGTGGTCCATGGATCTCTCAATGAGGAGAGCCCTCGATCTCATCGAGGATGTCGCTGAAGAGTTCTTCCAGAAGTTCGGCAGGTACCACGGAGGGGTCACTTGGAAGTACAAGGTGGAGGACGCCGACTACGTCGTAGTGACGGCTGGCACTATGGCCTCTGAGGCTGAAGTGGCGGTGGACGAGCTCAGGGAGGAGGGAATGAGAGTCGGCCTCCTGAAGGTAAGGGCGTTCAGGCCGTTCCCTCACAGAGACGTGGCTGAGGTTCTGCAGGACAGGAAGGGAGTGATCATCATAGACAGGAGCATCGCCTTCAGCTCTGGCGGTCCCATTGGGATAGAGGTAAGATCTTCGCTCTACAACATATCTGGCAGCCCTCCGGTAGTCAACTACGTTACGGGTTTAGGAGGCAGGGATGTAACTTACGAGGACATAGTTGAGATGACCAAGGATGGGATCGGGAGGATAACCTCCGATCGGCTGAGGAGACCCTACTACTGGTACAAGCTCAAGCCGGAGTATGAGAAGATAGAACTCTCGGAGGAGGTGAGGTTATGA
- a CDS encoding 3-methyl-2-oxobutanoate dehydrogenase subunit beta, which produces MTLTIHDLRKESGSYLPGSAACPGCGATLAFRIASRVLGPNTVYVVPASCFSVIQSPFPKSAISAPLYNIAFPAAAATASGVYRAYKMLGRDVNVVVWAGDGGTVDIGIQALSGAAERGEDIIYVCYDNEAYMNTGIQRSGATPFRAWTKTTPTGKREMPKDMPMIVAAHRVPYVATASVGYPFDLANKFEKAKKIKGFRYIHIFSTCPPGWNSPVSKTAEVAKLAVDTYFWPLYEIENGKLRITVKPRKRPLKEFLELQDRFRGLSDEEIEELEKIVMEKWNFLLHLEKSERVF; this is translated from the coding sequence ATGACCTTGACCATACACGATCTGAGGAAGGAATCTGGTTCCTATCTTCCGGGATCGGCAGCCTGTCCCGGCTGTGGGGCGACTTTAGCTTTCAGAATAGCTTCTAGGGTGCTGGGACCTAACACCGTGTACGTGGTTCCTGCCTCGTGCTTCAGTGTCATTCAGTCGCCGTTCCCCAAGAGCGCCATCTCAGCACCTCTCTACAATATAGCATTCCCAGCAGCTGCCGCCACGGCATCTGGAGTGTACAGGGCTTATAAGATGCTTGGGAGGGATGTGAACGTTGTCGTCTGGGCGGGAGACGGGGGGACTGTCGACATAGGTATACAGGCCCTATCAGGGGCTGCTGAGAGGGGAGAGGACATAATCTACGTATGTTACGATAACGAAGCATACATGAATACGGGCATTCAGAGGTCAGGAGCCACCCCCTTTAGGGCTTGGACCAAGACCACTCCGACCGGCAAGAGGGAGATGCCCAAGGACATGCCCATGATAGTGGCGGCGCATAGGGTTCCTTACGTAGCCACCGCCAGTGTCGGATATCCCTTCGATCTAGCGAACAAGTTCGAGAAGGCCAAGAAGATAAAGGGATTCAGGTACATCCACATATTCTCTACCTGTCCGCCTGGCTGGAATTCCCCAGTAAGTAAAACCGCTGAAGTGGCCAAGCTCGCGGTAGATACCTACTTCTGGCCTCTATACGAGATAGAGAATGGGAAATTGAGGATAACGGTGAAACCGAGGAAGAGGCCCCTTAAGGAATTCTTGGAGCTTCAGGACAGATTCAGGGGGTTAAGTGATGAGGAAATTGAGGAGTTGGAGAAAATAGTCATGGAGAAGTGGAATTTTCTGCTCCACCTTGAGAAGTCGGAGAGGGTGTTCTGA
- a CDS encoding amidohydrolase, whose amino-acid sequence MLIKGLEYVVTQDDKRRVLRGASILIKDGEIEDVGDVKGPVDEVIDGSSMVAIPGLINTHSHIPMTLLRGVADDMDLFPWLQEKIWPMESHLRPDHIRAGTALGVLEAVRTGTTTIFDMYFFEDVVAEVLSDLGMRGALSEAIIDFGTPECKNVDECMVLADRFVQKWRDHPLIEPGYGPHAPYTVSPERMREISEKAEDNGSTIQIHLAETEKEVSDIKEKYGKGAIELAHEYGILGDRTVAAHVVWPSKMEIALLRETSTLVSHNPVSNLKLASGISPVPDLVEKGVRVSLGTDGPASNNTLDMFETMKVAALIHKVSKRDPKAIPAQTALDMATRIPGDFLRWKIGRICKGYRGDIVLLNVKVPWWVPLHSVVSHLVYSARSTDVRHVLIDGKVILKDGKFTRRDEEDIFAEAERASLDLLEKSGVKSLLKGVD is encoded by the coding sequence GTGCTCATCAAGGGGCTGGAGTATGTGGTTACTCAGGACGATAAGAGGAGGGTCCTGAGGGGGGCAAGCATCCTGATAAAGGACGGGGAGATTGAGGATGTGGGTGATGTGAAGGGACCTGTTGATGAGGTGATCGATGGGAGCAGCATGGTGGCGATTCCCGGGTTGATTAATACGCACTCCCACATACCGATGACCCTTCTAAGAGGAGTGGCTGACGACATGGACCTCTTCCCGTGGTTGCAGGAGAAGATCTGGCCCATGGAATCTCACCTGAGACCAGATCACATAAGGGCCGGAACCGCTCTGGGAGTGCTAGAAGCGGTGCGAACCGGTACCACGACGATCTTCGATATGTACTTCTTCGAGGACGTCGTAGCTGAGGTTCTCAGTGATCTAGGGATGAGAGGTGCGCTGAGCGAGGCGATAATAGACTTTGGAACTCCGGAATGCAAGAATGTAGACGAGTGCATGGTTTTAGCAGATCGGTTCGTTCAGAAGTGGCGAGATCACCCATTGATCGAGCCGGGCTATGGACCTCACGCTCCCTACACGGTCTCTCCGGAGAGGATGAGGGAAATTTCGGAGAAGGCGGAGGATAATGGGTCCACCATCCAGATTCACCTAGCGGAGACCGAGAAGGAGGTGTCTGATATTAAAGAGAAGTACGGGAAGGGGGCGATAGAGCTGGCCCATGAATACGGTATATTGGGTGATAGAACGGTCGCTGCGCACGTAGTTTGGCCTAGCAAGATGGAGATCGCTCTCCTTAGGGAGACATCCACCTTAGTATCTCACAATCCCGTGAGCAATCTTAAGTTGGCCTCGGGGATCTCCCCAGTACCCGACCTAGTCGAGAAAGGGGTTAGGGTTTCTCTTGGAACCGACGGACCAGCCAGCAACAACACATTAGATATGTTCGAGACCATGAAGGTGGCCGCCCTCATTCACAAGGTCTCGAAGAGGGATCCTAAGGCGATACCGGCTCAGACGGCGCTGGACATGGCCACTAGAATACCCGGAGATTTCCTTCGATGGAAGATCGGGAGGATCTGTAAAGGATACAGGGGGGATATTGTTCTTCTGAACGTCAAAGTACCTTGGTGGGTGCCCCTCCACTCCGTGGTGTCCCATCTGGTCTACTCTGCTAGATCTACAGATGTGAGGCACGTCCTGATAGATGGTAAGGTTATCTTGAAGGACGGCAAATTCACCAGGAGGGACGAGGAGGATATCTTTGCTGAGGCAGAGAGGGCTTCTCTGGACTTGCTTGAGAAATCAGGCGTGAAATCACTGCTTAAGGGCGTGGATTAG
- a CDS encoding class IV adenylate cyclase codes for MEREVKLKIPHSEFLSLLRGKKISFKILEAIEQEDFYMDTRSCDLLTSGRVLRVRIISNLVRVTYKGRRKGGGIEKVREEIEGELGDEKCGEALSKVGINVNCPPELNELMNLLSSRGYEVKIVVWKRRTPVLLDGFDVEVTLDYVRDLGEFVEVEGDDAMDLVRILGIECRAIIPSYADLIHALKQ; via the coding sequence GTGGAAAGGGAGGTCAAGCTGAAGATCCCCCATAGCGAATTTCTGAGTCTCTTGAGGGGGAAGAAAATCTCCTTCAAGATACTGGAAGCGATAGAGCAGGAGGACTTCTATATGGACACTCGCTCCTGTGACCTCCTCACCTCAGGAAGGGTATTGAGGGTGAGGATCATTAGTAATCTAGTCAGAGTCACCTACAAGGGGAGGAGGAAGGGTGGAGGTATAGAGAAGGTCAGGGAGGAGATTGAAGGGGAATTGGGGGATGAGAAATGCGGGGAAGCCCTCTCCAAAGTAGGAATAAACGTAAATTGCCCACCCGAACTCAACGAGCTGATGAACCTGCTCTCCAGTAGAGGTTATGAGGTGAAGATCGTGGTATGGAAGAGAAGGACGCCCGTTCTATTGGATGGATTCGATGTAGAGGTCACGCTGGACTACGTGAGAGATTTAGGAGAGTTCGTGGAGGTGGAGGGAGACGATGCAATGGATCTAGTTCGAATACTCGGTATAGAGTGCAGAGCAATCATACCCAGCTACGCTGATCTAATCCACGCCCTTAAGCAGTGA
- a CDS encoding V-type ATP synthase subunit F, translating to MSERTRIASSPIAVTDDEVLALGFEMIGVPAKVIRGRRNLIKFFRDNESELPHVVFINERVAEEIRDYREDLLRRGKVSPVFAVVPDMEGARGVRLKELASLLARALGSEELKF from the coding sequence GTGAGCGAACGGACGAGGATTGCCAGCTCCCCTATAGCTGTAACGGACGACGAAGTGCTCGCGCTGGGATTCGAGATGATCGGAGTGCCCGCGAAGGTAATCAGGGGTCGCAGGAATCTGATAAAATTTTTCAGGGACAATGAGAGCGAGTTACCTCACGTGGTATTCATCAACGAGAGGGTAGCTGAGGAGATCAGAGATTATAGGGAGGATCTACTCAGAAGGGGTAAGGTGAGCCCTGTGTTCGCGGTAGTGCCCGATATGGAAGGTGCGAGGGGGGTGAGGTTGAAGGAGCTGGCATCCTTGCTGGCTAGAGCTTTAGGTAGCGAGGAGCTGAAGTTCTGA
- a CDS encoding V-type ATPase subunit subunit G family protein: MPRLVEAIMEAEKEAAKIIQEAEEEAKRMIEEAEEEAKKIIEEAKNTPVEVAVMEDIEREVKEIVDRAKMKAEELRRVASERMSSLVDEVVREVLEGEWGGSS, from the coding sequence ATGCCGAGATTGGTTGAGGCCATTATGGAGGCCGAGAAGGAGGCTGCCAAGATCATTCAGGAGGCCGAGGAGGAAGCCAAGAGAATGATCGAGGAAGCCGAGGAAGAGGCAAAGAAAATAATCGAGGAGGCCAAGAACACTCCGGTGGAGGTAGCGGTAATGGAGGATATCGAGAGGGAAGTTAAGGAGATTGTTGATAGGGCTAAGATGAAAGCTGAGGAGCTAAGGAGGGTGGCATCCGAGAGGATGAGTTCCCTCGTCGATGAAGTCGTTAGGGAGGTGCTCGAGGGTGAGTGGGGAGGAAGTAGTTAG